tctttcttaagctcAATAAATTGAGCTCTGTGAGTCTATCGCTATTAGGCAGGATTTCCAATCCTTTGATCATtgtcatggctcttctctaacctctccagtttatcaacattgCCTGCTCATCCACCTGCCACGGACAGACAGGCACCCCAGTAAGATAGACAGACTgacacccacagccccctccatccaccccacacacaccccacactgcTCACACCCCTGCCATGGACGGATGTAGCTGCCCATCTCTGTGTGCACAGagctccccccccaaaaaaaacctgcCCCCCCCAAGCAAGGAGCAAgacccttccccctgccccacctgccgATGACGTCCTTGGGGTCATACTTCTGATAGAACTCCTTGGCGCCGGCCCAGTCGGGGAGCTCATCATCGAGCCCCACGCCTCGGGTCATGCTGGCCAGCTCCCCAGGAGCTGAGCTCGAGGACCCCCGTACCTGCTGGGGGAAAGAAGAGTCAGACAGCAAGTGGGACGGGAGCAATGATCTGTCCCatagaccccccacacacacaccacctttCCCTGCAGCATGGGAGACCCCCAGCGCAGCCAACTGACCCCATTCCCTCTCCCATCCAGCCCACTTCacctccccctgttccccacttCTCTTCCCCAGCACTCCCTTTTCCAGCtagcccacccccttcccctctcccctccggACAACCAGCCCGATCACCCACCTCCtcgcatccctccccagccagccccacccatgTGACCCCACCCAGACACCCTCCCACAgggtgccccctccccacccatgtgcccctccatcccagcctcctcccacggtgcaccccctccccactcacgtgcctccccgccccagccatCTGACCCCCTCccaacaccccctccccaagccagccggcccccctttcactgcaccccattcccagcccccagGCTTGGGGTGATCAGACCTCAGCAAGAGCCACTTTGGGGGGAGCCATCTTGGAAGGGTCTAGGCAggagctggagggcagggggagctccgggtgggagggagcaggaggcgaAGGGCGAGGGAGCTAGGCCAGGCCAGGCCGGCCTGGGCAgcgagggcaggctggggggcagcgggggtgATGCTGAGCGAACAAGCGGGGAACGTGCGGGGCGCAGCCAGCCGAGCCGGGGACCCCGGTCAGCGCCCGCCACAGGGTGCCCTGATCCCCGCCCAGGGGACCCCACGTGCCCCCCCCACGGGGCGTCCCCccatgtgcccccctcccccacggggCGTCCCCCCCCCAGCATCGCGCTCCCGCCCACTCACCCGGCACCTCGGTCTCGAGCCGGaccgccagccccgccccctacgTCTGCCCCGATTGGCCCGCACTGTCCCACCCCCACGGGAGGAGAGGCAAGACGGCCAATCAGCAGGCAGGAAGAGCGAGCCGGGAGTCGGAGAGCCAATAAGAGACGGATCTAAGAATAAAGCCGGAGGCTGACTGTCCAGTCGAactgtggggtggggccgggtGTGGTGAATGGCGGGCAGCCGAACCAATGAGAAGTCCAAGGAGGGGTTTGAACCTGAGTGAGGGCTCAATTGACCGACAGGCAACGGGAATGTGGAGCGGCACTATGATTGACAAACCAAACTGCCAGTCAGCCGAGGATAGGGGCGGGTAGTTCTTTATAGCTAACCAATCAGGAGCCAAGAGAAGGCCAGCGGAGGGGAACTGGGGGACGCTTTGAGAGGGGCAGCTTCCTGGGTCAGCCCAGGGTCAGCCACGTGACCTCTGACCCCAGAGGCAGGGTTCGGGGCTTTCACGCCAAGGGAGGGGGGGGTTTTTGCAGGCTGGTCACGTGACCTGACCGTTGTCCTGGGCTGTCACATGGCAAACACTGACCCCAGCTGACCCCATGTTGCCCCCCCAGTCACGTGAGGCCCCAGCAGCCCCTGTGGCCCTCGGGCGGCTGGGCCGGGGCCCTGCGGTGGGGGGGCTGCCCTGGGCCCATCCTGCCCCCGAGGCCCCGTAGAGCCCAGGGCGGCCAATGTCCCCCGGGGCCCCTGCGCTGAGCCCAGCCACCGGCGTTCGGCTACACCGGGGGTCAGCCCCCTTTCAGCAGCGgggtgccgagtcttcatttagtcTCTCTAATTTAGGGTTTCTTGTGCCAGTCACACATGTTAACGTTTTTAGACGGTCTCTTCCTATAAGtccataatatataactaaactattgttgtatgtaaagtaaataaggtctttaaaatgtttaagaaacttcatttaaaattaaattaaaatgcagagcccccaccccggaccggtggccaggacccgggcagctGAAAATCAGCAcctgtgccataggttgccttcCCCTgggctaaagcatcttccagaaaggcctctGGGCTGGGAATGAACGGGGGGCGGTGGGACCCCGTATCACTTTCCCCAGTGCACCCGATTCACCTTCCTGCTCCTCTGcgctcctcctctccttccccatccgTGGCTCACGTCAGCCCCTTGCGCACCTGTGCCGTGCTGGGAGCTCGTGTTTGTCCACCCtgacccctaggtcctttttggTGTCACTGCTGCCCTGGCTACAGTCCCCCATTCGTGTGCTCTGGCCTGCATTTCTTGATCCCAGCTCTGCATTTGGttgtgtaacccacatacctcccagttgtggtgttctgtcccatctagcggCACCAAggccacttaaagagagagataaaatgattCTGCTTAAGagccaggtggcttttagctcatgaggTAGAGGCTCAAGCAGTAAGCTCCAGAGTTCCCCAGTTTGATCCCGCCCGCCGATGACTAGGATCTGTTGGTGTTACAAATCGAGGCTCATCTGGGatatcaactgggaagtctctgaagctcgggatgcacttcctcagctaggggaagtatgtaatccacacacctcctgggtgtggtggtgtGTCCAATCTAGTAGCACtcagaccacttagagagagagataaaatgagtctgctctatatccttagctaacagccaggtgacttttagctcatgcggtagagtctcatgcactaagctccagagctTCCACATTCAATCCCGATGACCAGGATCTGTCGGCATTACATTAGGACACTTTTTGTTTGAATGCGCCCAGCTTACTCTGACCCAGAGATCCCTTAATGCTAACTGGTGGATGACATAAGTGATGCACAGAGGTTTACAGGCATCTCCTGGTGCTGGtatatgcataataattcacCAATGGAGGAGCATGTAAGGTCTCCACTGAACCAGTAGGCCACCAATCAGCTTAATCTTTGCAAAATGAtgataatatttaagaagttatgtTTCTGTACTGAACATTATGGTCTTAAGGTGTGTAAGTTAAGACAGGTCAACTGAGGGTGGAGGTGCTTATCTCTCCCTGGCTGACCATTGCGTATTGTGTGTCGTACAATGTAAATCTATTTGCATCCGGAGCCACCAGCTAATCAAGACTGCGAAGTCAACAAGAGATCACAAAATCTACAAGAAGAATCACACAATAGGAAGGGTTGTCCTGTTTATGACTAAGATCAAAGCATTAGTTTGGTATATCAGGAGGAGCATGCAGAGAGACATATGGTATCCTTCACCCAAGGGacaagcagcctgcctgcttgtcTTATGAATGGAGGATCACAGCTGGCCTGCTTGTTGCTCACTGGGAGAAGGACTTTGGGTGACCTAAACTTCATTAGATCATGAAACTGTCTTGTTATTTAAATCTAGACTCTAGAAGGCATATTAtgactttgttttaaatgtaacccaTTGTTTCCAATACTTTTACCTAATTGCTATTACATGAATCGCTGTTGTTTGCTTTCACTGTACTTCTTTTCACCATAAACAAAgggaagtgctgtgtgttaagcagagctGTGATCCTGTGGTAAGCTGAGGTGTGgcgttcctttgggaacagcaggtcTGTGAATTCTGTGTGTCCAGTGGAACAGAGGCTGGACACTCTGCAAATTTATCAGCAcctatttacttccagatcattgatgaaaatatcaAATAGTGTCTGGTCTTGTAccgatccctgcagaaccccactagaaactcCCCCATTGACAGTTGCTTCTTGAGCTCTGCCAGTCAGCCccttcttaatccatttaacttGTGCTCTGTTGATGTGGCATTGTGctatatttttaatcagaatgtcacgTGAGTCTAAGTCAACTGCCTTACAAAAACCCTAAGTATATTATAGCTACACAACTAcctttcagagtaacagccgtgttagtttgtattcgcaaaaagaaaaaggagtacttgtggcaccttagagactagtctctaaggtgccacaagtactcctttttctttgtacaactacctttatcaaccaaatttgtaaccTTGTTAAAGAATTATATCAGCTTTGTCTGACAAAAATGTCTTTTCCATAAAACAATGCTGTCTGGCTTTAATTATATCTTTTCAGTCTTTGTTGATGGAAGCCCTTATCAGCTTTTCCCTTGTGTCGCCCAGAATTGATGTCACGCTAACCAGCCTATAATTCCCCTGGTCACCCTGCTTGCCCAGCACAGTATTAgcattcttccagtcttctggcaTTTCATTCCAAcatctattaaaaataaacattcgCAGGCCTGCGATCTCCTCCGCCAACTTTGTTGGGACTTTGGGGGAAGATTTACCTGGGCCTGTGATTTGAACATGTTTAGTAGacgttgtttaacatcctcctcgGTCACTAACGGGCCGGAAAGTAGTTCATCATCCTCACGTGCTGCAAGTTCATCATCCTGCTTCTCTCCAAATACAAAGCCCTAATATTTAtggaacacttctgccttttgtACATCCTTATTAACAGTTTTACCATCTCCGCCTAGGAACGGAATCGGTCTGGTCCTTAGCCCTACCAGGCATGGATTTTTCTTGATGTTTTTAGGTTCCCTTATTGCCATCTCTGCTGGGAATAGACAGTCACGGACAATCctgtcccactccccaccctgGTCTCTCAAGTCTCAGTCCCAAGTCACAGAGAAGCCGGAGCTGCTCCAgaactggcagggctggggagattCCAGGCCAGTTGTGGTGAGATGCAGCCAGGGCAACTCCCATCCTGCAGTCCTatgagaggaaaatcagatcCGGGAATCCCCCTGATCCCCCAGAGCCAATGGGGATGTGGCAGGAGATCACTCAGCCCTGGCTATCAGGTAGGAGATGAGTCCCGTGAGCAGCGGCACCAGGATGAGCAGACACACCCAGACCCCAATGCTGAGAAGGGTGAACCGGAAGGACTTCCGGGCCCAGAGATCCGCATCGGGAGAGTTTGTCTTCCGCTTCTCGTTTGCCTGGGGAGAAAAGGGAGAGTCACCAGAAGCACGGCCCTGTCATCCTCCCTCTCTGCTATATCCAGCCCACGGTAGTCCTCAGCACCGAGACATGACCCCGTACCCCCTCTATATCCCAGTCCCCGGTAACTCCTGGCACCGAGACATGGCCCCGTACCCCCCGCTATATCCCAGCTCCTGGTAGCCCCCCGCACCAAAACACGGCCTCGTACCCCCGCTACATCCCAGTCCCAGGTAAACCCTGGCACCGAGATGTGGCCCCGTGACTCCTGCTACATCCCAGTCCCTGGTAGCTCCCGGCACCGAGATGTGACCCCGTGCCCCCACCACCCTATCCCAGCTCTTGGGaacctccagcacccagacatggCCCCAGGCCCCCCTCACCCTATTATATCCCAGCCCCCAGAACCGTCCAGCACTGAGACAtgtcctcatcctccctgatgTATCCCAGCTCCCCTCACCTTGACAGCATAGATTAGGGCCAGCACccccaggcaggagcagcagcagacaaTGCTGCCTATGGCCAGGCAGCGGAGGGCACGGGGACGTGGGGTCCAGGCAGACGGCTCAGACTGCGAGGGCCCCTCCTGGATCATCACCACAGCCTCTGCCTCATCCCCTGCGGGTTTCCCAGCGCAGCCGTTCCCTACACCGAGGTCCATCTCCTCCCCCATGGGGCACCGAGGGCACCTACAGGACAGAAACACGGATAGCCACATGCCACAGCCCTGCCTTGCCCCGCTCCAGCTGCTGTAGCCCCAGGCATGGCCAAGCTCCACCTCAGGGAGGGGAATTGGGGTGCCCAACCAGCTCAGGGATAGGGTGTTGAACCCAGAGTTATtagggagaacccctcccccacaccagctCCCTTAAAGCTGGGTCCCCTCTGAGCCGGATCCCCTCATCCTTTGCGGGCTTCCCCTTTCGGGCTGTGTCTGTGCTTGGGATTACCCTTGTCCTCCCTGGGTTCCATTGCCCTGAGTCACTGCCTGCAGGGGATTTCCTGGCTgcccaggggagggagggtggcacCGGGGAAGGGAAGGTGGCACCGAATGCCAGGGCACAGTCCATTCCTGAGCTTCCAGAGAAAGCTGCCTCAGCCAGCAATGCCCCATCCCCCAGTGACCCCCAAA
This DNA window, taken from Dermochelys coriacea isolate rDerCor1 chromosome 6, rDerCor1.pri.v4, whole genome shotgun sequence, encodes the following:
- the TMEM265 gene encoding transmembrane protein 265, which gives rise to MWLSVFLSCRCPRCPMGEEMDLGVGNGCAGKPAGDEAEAVVMIQEGPSQSEPSAWTPRPRALRCLAIGSIVCCCSCLGVLALIYAVKANEKRKTNSPDADLWARKSFRFTLLSIGVWVCLLILVPLLTGLISYLIARAE